A window of Roseobacter fucihabitans genomic DNA:
GTCGGCTCTGGCATCTCACCAGATCTGCTGGACCATCGGGCATCCGTCGGAAACCCCATGCGCTCGCGGGCTCGAAGGTCATTGCCCCCATACCGCCGGTGGGGAATTGCACCCCGCCCTGAGAATAGGTCCAGCTTGCCAAGGCATGCCAAAGCCTGCAAGAGGAAATGCGACATAATCCGAGGCCAAAGCGATGCATCCCAACCCGGTTTTCCACACCCAGGAAGACGCCACCAACCACGCCTATGCGCGCGATCGCGCATTTGGAGTGTTGGCGGTGAGCGGTGCGGCTGCGCCGTGGCTGTCGCATATCCCGTTTTTGCTGGATGAGGAGGGGGGGACCCTCTGGCTGCATCTTTTGCGTTCCAATCCGATTGCGCGGGCGTTGAAGGAGGGCGCGCTGCCTGCGCGGATCGCGGTGTCTGGGCCGGACAGCTATGTGTCGCCCGATTGGTACGGCGTGATCGATCAGGTGCCGACGTGGAATTATGTCGCCGTGCATGTCACCGGCACGTTGGAATTGCGCCCGCA
This region includes:
- a CDS encoding FMN-binding negative transcriptional regulator codes for the protein MHPNPVFHTQEDATNHAYARDRAFGVLAVSGAAAPWLSHIPFLLDEEGGTLWLHLLRSNPIARALKEGALPARIAVSGPDSYVSPDWYGVIDQVPTWNYVAVHVTGTLELRPQEELHALLDRQSAFFEDRLLPKEPWTTPKMSPGVMEKMMRAIVPCRMAVTGVDGTWKLNQNKPDDVRLRAADHVEAFGQGSDLAVLAALMRGANRQGK